The Pricia mediterranea genome includes a window with the following:
- a CDS encoding IS256 family transposase, which produces MKKEELFNDEFLKQFKTGDELNGFLKELQKRGIEKMLEGELDGHLDYNKHGKSKNRNTRNGHSTKKVRTSFGESQIAVPRDRDASFNPMIVPKRGNMVDGIENVIVSLYAKGMSNSDIEEQIREVYNFDISTSTISRITDKISGDIVAWQNRPLEPIYLIVWMDGIVFKVRENSKVINKTVYIAVGLRRDGKKEVLGLWLGKNESAAFWMSVLTDMRARGTEDILITATDNLNGFTDTIRNVFPESKTQICVVHQIRNACRYVVWKDKKAFTTDMKLIYNAPTQVAAKAALKDFSDKWEGKYSYAIKSWRDNWDELTVFFEFPIEIRKIIYTTNLIENLNGKIRKYTKNKLSFPTDDAVMKSVYLAVREATKKWSMPVRNWGIILNQFLTIYEKRVRL; this is translated from the coding sequence ATGAAAAAAGAGGAATTATTCAACGACGAGTTTTTAAAACAGTTCAAGACCGGTGACGAGCTCAACGGTTTTTTAAAGGAACTGCAAAAGCGCGGCATCGAGAAGATGCTCGAAGGCGAGCTCGATGGCCATCTGGATTATAACAAGCATGGGAAATCCAAGAACCGGAACACGCGCAATGGCCATTCGACCAAAAAAGTGCGCACCTCCTTCGGGGAATCGCAGATTGCCGTACCAAGGGACAGGGATGCCAGTTTCAACCCCATGATAGTGCCCAAGCGCGGCAATATGGTGGACGGCATCGAGAACGTGATCGTCTCGCTCTATGCCAAGGGCATGAGCAACAGCGATATCGAGGAACAGATACGGGAAGTCTACAACTTCGATATCTCCACATCGACCATATCGAGGATAACCGATAAGATTTCCGGGGACATCGTGGCTTGGCAGAACAGACCTTTGGAACCGATATACCTTATCGTCTGGATGGACGGGATCGTATTCAAGGTACGCGAGAACTCAAAGGTCATCAACAAGACCGTCTATATCGCGGTAGGACTGCGGAGGGACGGCAAGAAAGAGGTCCTCGGCCTGTGGTTGGGCAAGAACGAGTCCGCCGCTTTCTGGATGAGCGTACTTACCGATATGAGGGCGCGCGGCACGGAGGATATTTTGATCACGGCCACCGACAACCTGAACGGCTTTACCGATACCATCAGGAACGTGTTCCCGGAGTCCAAGACCCAGATATGCGTGGTGCACCAAATAAGAAATGCCTGTAGATATGTCGTTTGGAAGGATAAAAAAGCTTTTACGACCGATATGAAACTTATCTATAACGCGCCCACCCAGGTCGCTGCAAAAGCCGCCCTGAAGGACTTTTCGGATAAATGGGAAGGCAAGTACTCCTATGCGATCAAAAGCTGGAGGGACAATTGGGACGAGCTGACGGTATTCTTCGAGTTCCCCATCGAGATCAGGAAAATCATATATACCACCAACCTGATAGAGAACCTGAACGGGAAAATCAGAAAGTATACCAAAAACAAATTGTCCTTCCCTACTGACGACGCAGTAATGAAATCAGTATATTTGGCAGTAAGGGAGGCGACCAAAAAGTGGTCGATGCCAGTAAGGAACTGGGGCATAATCCTAAATCAGTTCCTGACGATCTATGAAAAAAGGGTCAGACTTTAG
- a CDS encoding SusC/RagA family TonB-linked outer membrane protein, translating into MNDPNSLRETYSNSSFYIIPENFDDPSNFADTDWQEELFRSAPTQRHQLSLSGGTENTRYFASTGYTKQDGILINSDYRLYNLRANLTSDINDRLRVGVNFSGYYSDQNSLDEGKDSPLAYAIYAPPIYPVRNLDGTYGSQVRNRDIWAGDVASPIGIAENITNFTNSNGFIASLYAEYGILENLKYKLSLNGSMDNRRLKYYRPSFVDTDGSRAPKTADARNETWLDKNWLIEHTLNYNTTFSEKHSLNVLAGFTAQKFYFEYARANAQNFPNDAVRTLNAGQIVGGESTESRNSLLSYLGRLNYAYDNRYLLTASIRSDGSSKFGKDNRWGTFPSASVGWRIDQENFMDNVDAVSDLKIRASWGLVGNNKIGDYGSIGLTGSSYYVLNNNLANAVNPNTFANPGLGWETTEQYNLGFDLGLFSNRVRLEADFYRSRSVDLLLDVPVPTLTGYTSQLQNIGEVENKGMEFLLRTENITGDFQWSTNFNISFNKNKVLALGPDGRPIFAGAPSAGNTFITTIGKPIATFYGYIYDGVFLDQEELDASPSLPNDFPGDPRYVDLNGDGMLNADDKTFIGDNQPDFIYGISNDFSYKNLDLNIQLTGSQGAQTFSFFNRMVGIYHGDRNGLIKLTDRWRSESDPGNGYILRANRDPKGLQKEPSSYWVENASFLRIRNVSLGYNFDQQLLERLRMSALRIYVTGQNLYTFTKYPGYDPETSSEGEGLSRGGDYLGYPSARTIMIGLNIGF; encoded by the coding sequence ATAAACGATCCTAACTCTTTACGTGAGACCTATTCGAACTCAAGTTTTTACATTATTCCCGAAAATTTTGACGACCCTAGCAACTTTGCCGATACCGATTGGCAGGAAGAACTATTTAGAAGCGCTCCCACCCAACGTCATCAACTGTCTCTGTCGGGAGGAACCGAAAATACCCGTTATTTTGCTTCCACAGGGTATACCAAACAGGACGGTATTTTAATCAATAGCGATTATAGATTATACAACTTAAGAGCAAATCTTACTTCGGACATCAATGATAGATTAAGGGTCGGGGTAAATTTCAGTGGATACTATTCGGACCAGAACAGTCTGGACGAGGGGAAGGACAGTCCACTTGCCTATGCCATATATGCCCCCCCAATATATCCGGTACGAAATCTGGACGGCACCTATGGTTCGCAGGTCCGAAATCGTGATATATGGGCGGGTGATGTAGCCAGTCCGATAGGCATCGCGGAAAACATTACCAATTTTACCAATAGCAACGGTTTCATCGCTTCACTTTATGCCGAATACGGCATACTTGAGAACCTAAAATACAAACTGAGCTTGAACGGTTCCATGGACAACCGTCGTTTAAAGTATTACAGGCCTTCCTTCGTTGATACCGATGGTTCCCGGGCACCTAAGACCGCCGATGCCCGAAATGAGACATGGCTCGATAAAAACTGGCTTATCGAACATACCCTGAATTACAATACTACGTTTTCGGAAAAACATAGCTTAAACGTACTCGCCGGGTTTACCGCCCAAAAATTTTATTTCGAATACGCACGGGCGAATGCACAAAACTTTCCTAATGATGCGGTCCGAACCTTAAATGCTGGACAGATCGTAGGAGGTGAGAGCACCGAATCAAGAAACTCATTGTTGTCCTATTTGGGCCGACTTAACTATGCCTATGACAACAGATATCTTTTAACGGCGAGTATAAGGTCCGACGGATCCTCGAAATTCGGAAAGGACAACCGATGGGGCACTTTCCCTTCCGCCTCGGTAGGATGGCGTATCGACCAAGAAAACTTTATGGACAATGTAGATGCTGTAAGCGACCTGAAAATTAGGGCCAGTTGGGGCCTAGTAGGAAATAATAAGATTGGGGACTACGGCTCGATAGGTCTAACAGGTTCAAGTTATTACGTTCTGAACAATAACTTGGCGAACGCTGTTAACCCTAACACCTTTGCCAATCCCGGGCTGGGATGGGAGACGACGGAACAGTACAACCTCGGTTTCGATTTAGGATTGTTCAGCAACCGCGTGCGGTTGGAAGCCGATTTTTATAGAAGCCGCTCGGTTGATTTATTACTGGACGTACCAGTTCCCACCTTAACGGGTTACACATCCCAATTACAGAATATAGGTGAAGTCGAAAATAAGGGCATGGAGTTTTTGCTGAGAACAGAAAATATAACTGGGGACTTCCAGTGGTCTACCAATTTCAATATTTCATTCAACAAGAACAAGGTCTTGGCTTTAGGCCCGGACGGTAGGCCGATATTTGCCGGGGCGCCCAGTGCCGGCAACACGTTCATTACCACTATCGGCAAGCCCATCGCTACTTTTTACGGATACATATATGATGGCGTTTTTCTTGACCAAGAGGAACTGGACGCATCCCCAAGCCTTCCCAATGACTTTCCCGGTGACCCAAGATATGTGGACCTTAACGGGGACGGGATGCTGAATGCCGACGATAAAACATTCATCGGGGACAACCAGCCGGATTTTATTTATGGGATAAGTAATGATTTTTCCTACAAAAATTTGGATTTGAACATACAGTTAACCGGTTCTCAGGGGGCACAGACCTTTAGCTTCTTTAACCGTATGGTCGGAATTTACCATGGAGACCGGAACGGGCTTATTAAACTGACGGACCGTTGGCGTTCCGAATCGGATCCCGGGAACGGATACATACTTAGGGCAAACAGGGATCCAAAGGGTTTGCAGAAAGAGCCTTCGAGCTATTGGGTGGAAAACGCTTCCTTTTTACGTATCAGGAACGTATCCTTAGGTTACAACTTTGACCAACAACTCTTGGAGCGGTTAAGAATGTCCGCCCTGCGCATTTACGTAACCGGACAGAACCTTTACACTTTCACAAAGTATCCAGGTTATGACCCGGAGACCAGTAGTGAGGGAGAGGGCCTTTCCCGTGGAGGAGATTATCTTGGCTATCCATCTGCAAGGACCATAATGATCGGTCTTAATATCGGTTTTTAA
- a CDS encoding cation diffusion facilitator family transporter, whose amino-acid sequence MWNLNEGLVDRNPNELSKKGLRTTLIGIVASGLLALVKGLGGVFGHSYALIADAIESASDVLTSAMLWAGLKWSSRPPDENHPYGHGKIEALVAVGIGIALTIAAGIIVHDSILHILEPHKSPAPFTLIVLVVVVLTKELLYRFVLKTGEEIDSSAVKADAFHHRSDAITSVAAFIGISIALIGGKGFEIADDFAALIAAGFILYNAYGISRPAIGELLDEAVDPELCIKVVEIAEKIPDVIKVERCRSRKMGTAFHIDMHIWVDGDQTVTRGHNIAHKVKDELFGNFPQLIDVHIHVEPSEYP is encoded by the coding sequence GTGTGGAATTTGAATGAGGGACTGGTGGATAGGAACCCTAACGAATTGTCCAAAAAGGGATTAAGGACCACGCTTATAGGGATCGTGGCAAGCGGCCTTCTGGCATTGGTAAAGGGTCTGGGCGGCGTGTTCGGCCATTCCTACGCCCTGATAGCGGATGCCATCGAGTCGGCCTCGGATGTCCTGACCTCCGCTATGCTCTGGGCGGGGCTCAAATGGTCTTCCAGACCGCCGGACGAAAACCATCCCTACGGCCACGGCAAGATTGAGGCCCTGGTAGCCGTGGGAATCGGTATCGCCCTCACGATCGCGGCGGGAATCATCGTCCATGACAGTATCCTCCATATCCTGGAGCCCCACAAAAGCCCTGCGCCCTTTACGCTGATCGTTCTGGTCGTGGTCGTCCTGACCAAGGAGCTACTGTACCGGTTTGTCCTTAAAACAGGCGAGGAAATCGACAGTTCGGCCGTAAAGGCGGACGCTTTCCACCATAGAAGCGATGCGATTACTTCCGTTGCCGCTTTCATAGGCATTTCCATTGCCCTTATTGGTGGCAAAGGCTTTGAGATAGCCGACGATTTTGCGGCCCTGATCGCCGCAGGGTTCATCCTGTATAACGCTTATGGAATAAGTAGGCCCGCCATAGGTGAGCTGTTGGACGAAGCCGTGGATCCTGAGCTTTGCATAAAAGTTGTTGAAATTGCCGAAAAAATCCCTGATGTCATTAAAGTGGAACGCTGCCGTTCCCGTAAGATGGGTACCGCTTTCCACATCGATATGCATATTTGGGTCGATGGTGATCAGACCGTCACAAGGGGGCACAACATCGCCCACAAAGTAAAGGACGAACTGTTCGGGAACTTCCCACAGCTGATCGATGTGCATATCCACGTTGAACCATCAGAATATCCATAG
- a CDS encoding FecR family protein: MKPDNTQKLIVKYITNSISAKELEKLDKLIQEPINEKEFWDFIKTNYRIDYNMKEFNTGESKKRLLDTIRMDKRVVFRRKFRKIFKYAAFAIFFLGMGYFIKQQLYKEHNKKTIVPKESFITLELGNGNVKVISEDGSSSVKDSQGEIVGSQVGKKLVYKKKNRSEKWVYNTLNVPYGKQFNLELSDGTVVYLNAGTSLKYPVKFLDGGQREVFLDGEAFFEVTENKKSPFIVNSGDMNVRVLGTKFNVSAYPEERNKVVVLVKGSVELYDKNRKKDRVGTTALKPGMKGNFDVERKNITTEPVITSIYTSWVDGELVFRNMAFSKILKRLERRYDVTIINKNVKLDNVEFNASFGNMPVGQIMEYFKSVYGIDYTVDQDRITIE; this comes from the coding sequence ATGAAACCGGATAATACCCAAAAACTTATCGTAAAATATATTACCAATTCAATTTCCGCTAAAGAGTTGGAGAAGTTGGATAAATTAATACAAGAGCCTATCAATGAAAAGGAGTTTTGGGATTTTATAAAGACGAATTACCGCATTGACTATAACATGAAGGAGTTCAATACAGGAGAATCAAAGAAACGTCTGCTCGATACGATTAGAATGGACAAAAGGGTTGTGTTTAGACGCAAGTTCAGGAAAATTTTCAAATATGCCGCTTTCGCCATTTTTTTCCTGGGTATGGGTTATTTTATAAAACAACAGCTTTATAAAGAACACAATAAGAAGACTATTGTTCCAAAAGAAAGCTTCATTACTTTGGAATTGGGGAACGGAAATGTAAAAGTGATTTCGGAGGACGGTTCTTCTAGTGTAAAGGATTCCCAAGGGGAAATCGTTGGGAGCCAAGTCGGCAAAAAATTAGTATATAAAAAAAAGAACCGGTCAGAAAAATGGGTCTATAACACACTTAATGTTCCCTATGGAAAACAATTCAATCTGGAATTGTCGGACGGTACTGTTGTTTATTTAAATGCAGGAACCTCCCTTAAATATCCCGTGAAATTTCTAGACGGCGGACAACGCGAGGTCTTTTTGGACGGGGAAGCTTTTTTTGAGGTAACAGAGAACAAGAAAAGCCCTTTTATCGTTAATTCAGGTGATATGAACGTCAGGGTTTTGGGAACCAAATTTAATGTTTCCGCTTATCCGGAAGAAAGGAACAAAGTAGTGGTACTGGTAAAAGGTTCGGTCGAACTCTATGACAAAAATAGAAAAAAGGATAGGGTCGGAACAACGGCCCTAAAGCCGGGGATGAAAGGAAACTTTGATGTCGAACGAAAGAACATAACCACCGAACCTGTTATAACCAGTATCTATACCTCATGGGTCGATGGCGAACTTGTTTTTAGGAATATGGCTTTTTCGAAAATCCTCAAAAGGTTGGAACGTCGGTATGATGTTACGATCATCAATAAAAACGTGAAATTGGACAATGTGGAGTTCAACGCTAGTTTTGGCAATATGCCGGTAGGACAAATTATGGAATATTTCAAAAGTGTCTATGGTATCGACTATACGGTGGACCAAGACAGGATAACCATTGAATAA
- a CDS encoding RagB/SusD family nutrient uptake outer membrane protein — protein sequence MKKISILLFAVFSSLSCEKDFIELQPISDMNVNTFYQTEQDMNQAVLSPYESLHALYDQPFIYMGEVRSDNTSFSWVPGNSKDMVSIDNFSDPLLSDNSFVLSVWNNSYNTVLRSNIVLDKIDGVEFTNPALKEQYRAEAHFLRALVYFWLARVYGDVPIVDHELSLEEAYVLGRSPIEEVYDFIVQDLEFAEENLPDSYSDVDIGRATAGAAKGLLAKVYMTMAGYPLKRGDSYYQLAEEKALEVINMEAYSLVPDYESLFDVANENSSESLFEIQYKKGGTDTGSPWNNSFAPRFSDNEVVLVGDKSGFNAPTESMSTAYAENDPRKSISMSDGYISDSDGEFVAEKYVTKYYDVSFSGSDNDNNWIELRLADIYLLYAEALVRQNKQLDVALTYLNRIRERARNSTGGGTVPADYPAFGTQQDFLLAIEEERRVELAFENHRWFDLVRTERAQAVMSAQQATVNGFDPGAWSDNQLLFPIPLQVIQSNPDKITQNPGY from the coding sequence ATGAAAAAAATATCAATACTACTTTTTGCGGTCTTTTCCTCGCTTTCGTGTGAAAAGGACTTTATTGAACTTCAGCCCATTTCGGACATGAACGTAAATACGTTCTACCAAACGGAGCAAGACATGAACCAGGCGGTGCTTTCACCTTATGAATCGCTGCATGCCCTTTACGACCAGCCCTTCATTTATATGGGCGAGGTCCGATCGGACAATACCAGTTTTTCATGGGTACCGGGTAATTCAAAGGACATGGTCTCCATCGATAACTTTTCAGACCCGCTCTTATCCGATAATTCTTTTGTGCTGAGCGTTTGGAACAATAGCTACAATACCGTTTTGAGGAGTAATATAGTACTGGATAAAATCGATGGTGTCGAATTCACGAATCCGGCACTCAAGGAGCAGTATCGGGCCGAGGCACATTTTCTTAGGGCTCTGGTCTATTTTTGGCTGGCTCGCGTTTACGGCGATGTACCGATAGTAGATCATGAGCTAAGTCTTGAGGAAGCTTATGTTCTGGGAAGGTCCCCCATTGAGGAAGTTTATGACTTTATTGTGCAAGATCTCGAGTTTGCCGAAGAGAACCTTCCCGATAGCTACTCTGATGTCGATATAGGTCGTGCAACCGCCGGCGCCGCCAAAGGGCTGTTGGCAAAAGTGTACATGACGATGGCAGGGTATCCTTTAAAAAGGGGTGACTCCTATTATCAATTGGCGGAAGAAAAGGCGTTAGAGGTAATTAATATGGAGGCATACTCCCTAGTGCCGGATTATGAAAGCCTGTTCGATGTGGCCAATGAGAACAGTTCGGAATCTCTGTTCGAAATACAGTACAAAAAGGGCGGTACGGATACGGGTAGCCCTTGGAACAATAGTTTCGCCCCACGGTTTTCGGATAATGAGGTCGTTTTGGTAGGGGACAAGAGCGGGTTCAACGCACCTACTGAAAGCATGTCAACGGCCTATGCGGAAAACGATCCAAGAAAATCGATTTCGATGAGCGACGGTTATATATCCGATTCCGACGGGGAGTTCGTGGCCGAAAAATATGTGACGAAATATTATGACGTTTCCTTTAGTGGAAGCGATAATGACAACAACTGGATCGAATTAAGGCTGGCGGATATCTATTTGCTGTACGCAGAGGCCTTGGTACGGCAGAACAAACAATTGGATGTTGCCTTGACCTATCTCAATAGGATAAGGGAACGGGCCAGGAATAGTACCGGGGGAGGAACGGTACCGGCCGATTACCCCGCTTTCGGCACGCAACAGGATTTTTTGTTGGCCATCGAGGAGGAACGGCGGGTAGAGCTTGCCTTCGAGAACCACAGATGGTTCGATCTGGTGCGCACCGAGCGCGCCCAGGCGGTCATGTCGGCGCAGCAGGCAACGGTCAATGGATTCGACCCCGGGGCCTGGAGCGACAACCAGTTGTTGTTTCCCATCCCCCTTCAGGTCATTCAATCGAACCCGGATAAAATAACCCAGAATCCCGGATATTGA
- a CDS encoding RNA polymerase sigma factor gives MKPSYEKEGLLIRGLKNGEEGAYSYLVESYHHKLCVYASNLIHDDSAAEDIVQNVFVSIWKNRQKLKDDFSIKNFLYKSVHNEFIDQYRKNRSVLTLQKKYIDALESIIDENQDFHLEKMMKSVEDAIKALPPKCKMIFVLSKKEGLSNLEISEHLNISIKTVENQITKAFSDLRGKLGEKYKTLLFILFRERVPRGENKEMALGD, from the coding sequence ATGAAACCTAGTTATGAAAAGGAAGGTTTACTGATCAGAGGTTTAAAAAATGGTGAAGAGGGTGCATATTCGTATTTGGTGGAAAGTTATCACCATAAATTATGTGTGTATGCAAGCAATCTTATCCATGATGATTCGGCAGCTGAGGACATTGTCCAGAATGTATTTGTATCGATTTGGAAAAATAGACAAAAATTAAAGGATGATTTTTCTATTAAAAACTTCCTCTACAAATCGGTGCACAATGAATTTATCGACCAGTACAGAAAGAACAGATCCGTTCTCACCCTTCAAAAAAAATATATCGATGCCCTTGAGTCCATAATCGATGAAAATCAGGATTTCCATTTGGAAAAAATGATGAAATCCGTTGAAGATGCCATTAAAGCATTGCCCCCTAAATGTAAAATGATCTTTGTCCTAAGCAAAAAAGAAGGACTTTCCAATCTCGAAATATCGGAACATCTGAATATTTCTATCAAGACAGTCGAGAATCAAATCACAAAGGCCTTTAGCGATCTGAGGGGAAAGCTGGGGGAAAAATATAAAACCCTACTTTTTATTCTGTTCAGGGAAAGAGTACCGAGGGGGGAAAACAAAGAAATGGCATTGGGCGATTAA
- a CDS encoding helix-turn-helix domain-containing protein produces the protein MPIIVNLDVVMAKRKMSLNELSEKVGLTLSNLSILKTGKAKAIRFSTLEALCEVLNCQPADILEYVYDEK, from the coding sequence ATGCCAATTATAGTAAACTTGGACGTGGTGATGGCAAAGAGAAAAATGTCATTGAACGAGCTTTCCGAAAAAGTAGGTCTAACGCTGTCCAACCTTTCTATCTTGAAAACAGGGAAAGCAAAAGCAATCCGCTTTAGCACATTGGAAGCTCTCTGTGAAGTGTTAAACTGCCAACCTGCCGACATTTTGGAATATGTATATGACGAAAAATGA
- a CDS encoding DUF2975 domain-containing protein has protein sequence MKRVSVVFLQAVLVLIGVVTLSLLIWLPLTEGRATNLDLVDIYSDKFILYGYTTSIPFFVALFMAFRLVGYIGQNKVFSPTAVEALKHIKYCAIILSALVVLAGAFIRFTHNKEDDPTGFLAICIVTTFASIVVATAAAIFEKLLQTVVDMKSENDLTI, from the coding sequence ATGAAACGAGTTTCAGTCGTATTCCTTCAGGCGGTTCTTGTGCTTATCGGTGTGGTAACACTTTCTCTTTTGATTTGGCTCCCCTTGACGGAGGGAAGGGCCACAAACTTGGACTTGGTCGACATTTATTCCGACAAGTTCATTTTGTATGGGTACACAACATCAATTCCTTTCTTTGTTGCATTGTTCATGGCGTTCAGACTGGTTGGTTACATTGGGCAAAACAAAGTATTCTCACCGACCGCGGTAGAAGCCTTAAAGCACATTAAATATTGTGCGATCATACTAAGTGCATTAGTCGTGTTAGCAGGAGCTTTCATAAGGTTTACCCATAATAAAGAGGACGACCCTACGGGCTTTCTTGCCATTTGTATTGTAACTACGTTTGCTTCTATTGTGGTCGCGACCGCTGCGGCAATATTTGAAAAGCTCCTACAGACTGTCGTAGATATGAAATCTGAAAACGACTTAACCATTTAA
- a CDS encoding 3-keto-disaccharide hydrolase — protein MKKMILYVAMALIMPNAMFSQNNLASKEGQNGWKQLFNGKNMKGWTATDGSPVSDGWQVIDGSIVAIQDGKGGDIMTVGEYSNFDLSIEYKIEPGVNSGVKYFFTRYKNGGQLGMEYQIIDDEEGEDINQSDHLTGSFYDVLPPDESKKSINPPGQWNTLRILSNGKKVEHRLNGVKILSYKRGSNRYKKAVTKSKFNEAEPAFGMVEKGHIMLQEHGGVVAFKNIKIKELK, from the coding sequence ATGAAAAAAATGATTTTGTACGTGGCAATGGCTTTGATTATGCCCAATGCTATGTTCTCCCAAAATAATCTGGCTTCAAAAGAAGGACAGAATGGCTGGAAGCAATTGTTCAACGGTAAGAATATGAAGGGATGGACCGCCACCGACGGCAGCCCCGTATCCGACGGCTGGCAGGTTATCGATGGATCCATCGTTGCCATACAAGATGGAAAAGGGGGGGATATCATGACGGTAGGCGAGTATTCCAATTTTGACCTGTCCATAGAATACAAAATCGAACCTGGAGTAAATAGTGGGGTCAAGTATTTTTTTACACGATACAAGAACGGGGGGCAATTGGGTATGGAATATCAAATCATAGACGATGAGGAAGGCGAGGACATTAATCAGTCCGACCATCTTACCGGCTCGTTTTACGATGTTTTGCCGCCGGACGAATCGAAAAAGAGTATAAATCCGCCTGGGCAATGGAACACGTTACGGATCCTCTCCAACGGTAAAAAAGTGGAGCACCGGTTGAACGGGGTAAAGATTCTAAGCTACAAAAGAGGAAGCAACCGATATAAGAAGGCGGTCACAAAGAGTAAGTTTAACGAGGCCGAGCCAGCATTCGGTATGGTCGAGAAAGGCCATATTATGTTACAGGAACACGGGGGCGTCGTAGCATTTAAAAACATAAAGATTAAAGAACTTAAATAA
- a CDS encoding SusC/RagA family TonB-linked outer membrane protein, translated as MKLSVLFTFTALLTMYANDSYAQRTKITIDLQNVPVTRLLDEIESRTDFRFVYRTKEVDLDRMVSVKAEKERVISILEKVFQNTGTTYRIIDTQIFLKKSIDQKKYQDKDRSEIENNQNQQLQVSGSVTDADGAPLPGASIVEKGTTNGVQTDFDGNFSIDISDENATLVVSYIGFGEKEVVVNGQATINVQLEESAQGLDEVVVVGYGTSTKKDLTGAVATIPTEQLENRPVVSYQEALAGQMAGVQIQQTSAAPGNEGLAVRVRGSGSITAGQDPLYVIDGYPVEGSGFSLVNPSDIESIQVLKDASSTAIYGSRGSNGVVIVTTKKGKVGKPRVSYNAYFGMQQVAKKFDMMNTEQYLERTIS; from the coding sequence ATGAAACTTAGTGTTCTGTTTACGTTCACGGCATTGTTGACCATGTATGCCAATGATTCCTATGCACAGCGTACCAAGATTACAATTGATCTTCAAAATGTGCCCGTAACAAGACTATTGGATGAAATCGAAAGCAGGACGGATTTCCGGTTCGTATACCGTACCAAGGAAGTCGATCTGGACCGTATGGTCAGCGTTAAAGCAGAAAAGGAAAGGGTCATCTCGATTTTGGAAAAAGTTTTCCAAAATACAGGAACAACCTATAGGATAATAGATACGCAGATATTTCTAAAAAAATCGATAGACCAAAAAAAATATCAGGACAAGGACCGGTCCGAAATTGAGAATAATCAGAACCAACAATTGCAGGTAAGCGGCTCGGTCACCGATGCCGACGGTGCACCTCTGCCCGGCGCCAGCATTGTTGAAAAAGGAACTACAAATGGTGTACAGACCGATTTTGACGGTAATTTCTCAATCGATATTTCCGATGAAAATGCAACATTAGTGGTCTCTTATATAGGTTTCGGGGAAAAGGAAGTGGTTGTAAACGGACAGGCCACCATTAACGTGCAATTGGAAGAAAGTGCTCAGGGATTGGACGAAGTGGTGGTCGTCGGCTATGGTACTTCAACTAAAAAAGATTTGACAGGTGCAGTGGCGACAATCCCAACCGAACAATTGGAAAACAGGCCGGTGGTCTCCTATCAAGAGGCACTTGCGGGCCAAATGGCCGGGGTGCAGATACAACAAACCAGTGCAGCTCCCGGTAATGAAGGTCTGGCCGTTAGGGTTCGGGGATCAGGATCTATCACAGCCGGTCAAGATCCTTTATATGTTATCGATGGCTACCCAGTAGAAGGTAGCGGATTTTCCTTGGTCAATCCTTCCGATATCGAAAGCATACAAGTATTGAAGGATGCCTCTTCCACTGCAATCTATGGTTCGCGTGGATCCAATGGAGTGGTCATTGTCACCACTAAAAAAGGAAAGGTGGGTAAACCAAGGGTTTCATATAATGCTTATTTCGGTATGCAGCAGGTCGCCAAAAAGTTCGATATGATGAACACCGAACAATATCTCGAAAGGACTATCTCATAA